Proteins from a genomic interval of Clostridium scatologenes:
- a CDS encoding sensor histidine kinase, whose amino-acid sequence MNFKYFLKDKIPFAVIYFLSTAAVILVMYLTLIINKIELINNNILYAWLISIIFFILFLIYDYLKNRDFYNQLKIMLNSKEDLDNILNIGSCSTHEQEMFKNLLLKTYKICSERTIIYEEMHKDYINFINKWVHQMKTPVSVMNLILQDEINEDNRSVFDSILEENEKLSHGLDMMLCNARINEFNLDFNVESLNIISIVRNVLNDNKKSLIRNHVFPKITADTATTVETDKKWIYFVINQIVINAIKYSKMKIQDNKYITFKIKDENSRIVLSIIDEGIGIPKEDLNRVFNAFFTGKNGRKSDESTGMGMYLAKKICDKLGHEILVESEEGKGSTFSIVFFKGKNLFKF is encoded by the coding sequence ATGAATTTTAAATACTTTCTTAAAGACAAAATACCTTTTGCAGTGATTTATTTTTTATCCACTGCTGCAGTTATACTTGTAATGTATCTTACTTTAATTATAAACAAAATTGAACTTATAAATAATAACATACTTTATGCTTGGTTAATTTCAATAATCTTTTTTATATTATTTTTGATATATGATTATTTAAAAAATAGAGATTTTTATAATCAACTTAAAATAATGTTAAATTCAAAGGAAGATTTAGATAACATACTTAATATAGGAAGTTGCAGCACTCATGAACAGGAAATGTTTAAAAATCTCCTGCTTAAAACTTATAAAATATGCAGCGAAAGAACTATAATATATGAAGAAATGCATAAGGACTACATAAATTTTATAAATAAGTGGGTACATCAAATGAAAACTCCTGTATCTGTTATGAATCTCATACTTCAAGATGAAATAAATGAAGATAACAGATCTGTATTTGACAGTATATTAGAAGAAAATGAAAAGTTATCTCATGGTCTTGATATGATGCTTTGTAATGCAAGAATTAATGAATTTAATCTGGATTTTAATGTAGAAAGCTTAAACATTATATCCATTGTTAGAAATGTTTTAAATGACAATAAAAAATCTCTCATAAGGAACCATGTATTTCCTAAAATCACAGCTGATACAGCTACAACAGTAGAAACAGATAAAAAATGGATTTACTTTGTAATAAATCAAATAGTTATAAATGCTATAAAATATTCAAAGATGAAAATTCAAGACAACAAATATATTACCTTTAAAATCAAAGATGAAAATTCAAGAATTGTTTTATCTATAATTGATGAAGGAATAGGTATACCAAAAGAAGATTTAAATAGAGTATTTAATGCTTTCTTTACAGGTAAGAATGGAAGAAAAAGTGATGAATCCACAGGAATGGGAATGTATCTTGCAAAAAAAATATGTGATAAACTTGGTCATGAAATTCTTGTAGAATCGGAAGAAGGCAAAGGTTCCACCTTTTCTATTGTATTTTTCAAGGGTAAAAACTTGTTTAAATTTTAA
- a CDS encoding response regulator transcription factor produces the protein MYNIMIIEDDKKLDNLVRNHLEKYGYKTYSVDDFSNIKNEFIKNNPHLVLMDINLPLYDGFYWCRDIRTISNVPIVFLSARNSDMDQVMAIENGGDDYITKPFSYDVLIAKIKGVIRRVYGRYSENISSEVFESNGLFLYLNQNVVEYKSKKVELSKKEFQLLYSLLKNENKIVSRESLLEVLWNDVDFVDDNTLSVNMTRVRKRLEEIGITNVIETKRGQGYKIVPNW, from the coding sequence ATGTACAATATAATGATAATTGAAGACGATAAAAAATTAGATAATCTTGTAAGAAATCATCTTGAAAAATACGGATATAAAACTTACTCTGTAGACGACTTTTCCAATATAAAAAATGAGTTTATAAAAAATAATCCTCATCTTGTTCTCATGGACATTAACTTACCCTTATATGATGGCTTTTACTGGTGCAGGGATATAAGAACAATATCTAATGTTCCTATAGTATTTCTTTCTGCTAGAAATTCTGATATGGATCAAGTTATGGCCATCGAAAATGGAGGGGATGATTACATAACTAAACCTTTTTCCTATGATGTACTTATTGCAAAGATAAAAGGAGTTATACGAAGAGTTTATGGACGTTACTCAGAAAATATCAGTAGTGAAGTATTTGAATCAAATGGACTCTTTTTATATTTAAATCAAAATGTAGTAGAATATAAAAGTAAAAAAGTAGAGCTTAGCAAAAAAGAATTCCAACTTCTATATTCCCTTCTTAAAAATGAAAATAAAATTGTTTCTAGGGAAAGCTTACTTGAGGTTTTGTGGAATGATGTAGATTTTGTTGATGACAATACCTTGTCTGTTAACATGACTCGCGTAAGAAAAAGACTCGAGGAAATTGGAATTACCAATGTAATTGAAACCAAACGTGGACAAGGTTATAAAATAGTACCAAATTGGTAA
- a CDS encoding metal-dependent transcriptional regulator produces the protein MKIQESAENYLETILILQNELNAVRSIDIVNELNYTKASVSIAMKKLRENGYIEMDRDGYISLTNEGLAIAEKMYERHETLSSFLMLIGVNKKVALEDACRIEHVISDESFDKIKKYIITLSDH, from the coding sequence ATGAAAATTCAAGAATCTGCAGAAAACTATCTTGAAACAATTTTAATATTACAAAATGAGCTTAATGCTGTACGTTCTATTGATATTGTAAATGAACTTAATTATACTAAAGCAAGTGTTAGTATTGCCATGAAAAAATTAAGAGAAAATGGATATATTGAAATGGATAGAGATGGATATATTTCTCTTACAAATGAAGGTCTTGCTATTGCAGAAAAAATGTATGAAAGACATGAAACACTTTCAAGCTTTTTAATGCTTATTGGTGTAAATAAAAAAGTAGCACTAGAGGATGCTTGTAGAATTGAACATGTAATAAGTGATGAAAGCTTTGATAAGATAAAAAAATATATAATAACACTTTCTGATCATTAA
- a CDS encoding helix-turn-helix domain-containing protein, with protein MKDKIPYSYETILTDRGFSPVESNDKFNSCGQTFVLSKELGKGFYWIYSETNLFVIKIHDFSFHEDYLFECMLPECMSISYYQSVAGHELNPYRRINANCIKTYIGNHNTYKAVIHKRIPIKTIGIEILPNYYKSYLKEKYPKDYLNPYEAFCFIDETSNFPEMLLLMNQLVKYRGNGISAKLFYEAKVNEAVSLVVEHFHKCSQNQKHISEIDKDQIKNVTSYINDHAAYSLTLNQLSKIACMGQTKLKKAFKQINGCTITEYIQQARIGQAEFLLSNTELSISQIAKTVGYSNASRFAELFQRNVGILPGEYRKIME; from the coding sequence ATGAAAGATAAAATTCCATATTCTTATGAAACCATATTGACAGATAGAGGATTTTCTCCTGTGGAATCAAATGATAAATTCAACTCTTGTGGTCAAACCTTTGTTCTTTCAAAAGAATTAGGAAAGGGCTTCTACTGGATTTATTCTGAAACAAATTTATTTGTTATCAAAATACATGATTTCTCTTTTCATGAAGATTACTTATTTGAATGTATGCTTCCAGAATGTATGAGTATTTCCTATTATCAGTCTGTTGCCGGTCATGAACTGAATCCATACAGAAGGATCAATGCCAATTGTATAAAAACATACATCGGAAATCATAATACCTATAAAGCTGTTATTCATAAGCGAATACCTATAAAAACTATTGGCATTGAAATTCTTCCGAACTATTATAAAAGTTATTTAAAAGAAAAATATCCAAAAGATTATCTCAACCCTTATGAAGCTTTCTGTTTTATAGACGAAACATCTAATTTTCCAGAAATGCTACTACTTATGAACCAATTAGTAAAATACCGTGGAAATGGTATAAGTGCAAAGTTATTCTATGAGGCAAAAGTAAATGAAGCAGTTTCTCTGGTAGTAGAACATTTCCATAAGTGCAGCCAAAATCAAAAACATATTTCTGAGATTGACAAAGATCAAATAAAAAATGTTACTTCTTACATCAATGATCATGCTGCATACTCACTCACCTTGAATCAATTGTCTAAAATCGCCTGCATGGGACAAACAAAATTAAAAAAGGCCTTTAAACAAATAAACGGTTGTACCATTACAGAATATATACAGCAAGCACGTATTGGCCAAGCTGAATTTCTACTTTCAAATACTGAATTGAGTATTTCTCAGATAGCTAAAACTGTAGGATACTCCAATGCCAGCCGCTTTGCCGAATTATTTCAAAGAAATGTAGGCATTCTTCCTGGAGAATACCGAAAAATTATGGAATAA
- a CDS encoding ABC transporter ATP-binding protein yields the protein MEKESSIKKLFAYAGNFKYLTIVSWILSAASALMALMPFVFIWEIIREVLKVVPNFSNAENLTYYGWMAVIFSVLSIIIYLAALMCSHIAAFRVQTNIRLKTMRHILKLPLGFMSGIGSGKLRKIVNECSEATETYLAHQLPDRAGALATPFGLLAMLLFFDFRLGLLSLIPVVIAFAIMSSMTGVRMQQKMKEYQNSLEQMSNEAVEYVRGIPVVKTFGQSVFSFKRFKASIDNYEKWVVSYTKDLRMPMILYTTVINGVFAVLIAAALFFTRNGVNSDFLLNLLFYIIITPIITVTLNKIMYSSENMMIVEDALSRIDSILDMKPLRENTSPKHPKDNSVILHDVSFRYKDADENALKHISLKINPGEHVAFVGPSGGGKTTLASVIARFWDVDSGKVSIGGINVKDISKEELMNTVSFVFQDSKLLKTSIFENVRLAKRDATREEVLKALKDAQCEDIIEKMTDGIDTIIGTKGNYLSGGEAQRISIARAMLKNAPILILDEATAFADPDNESKVQAAFSALSKGKTVIMIAHRLSTVVGADCVYVLKDGEICEYGSHDKLVQQHGLYEHMWREYNRAAKWKVGA from the coding sequence ATGGAAAAAGAATCTAGTATAAAAAAGCTGTTTGCATATGCTGGGAATTTTAAATATTTAACAATAGTTTCATGGATATTGTCTGCAGCGAGTGCTCTTATGGCATTGATGCCTTTTGTTTTTATATGGGAAATTATTAGAGAGGTTTTGAAAGTTGTACCAAATTTTAGTAATGCGGAAAATCTCACATACTATGGATGGATGGCGGTGATTTTTTCTGTTTTGTCCATAATCATTTATTTGGCAGCTTTAATGTGCTCTCATATAGCTGCATTCCGTGTGCAGACAAATATAAGATTAAAGACTATGCGTCATATTCTTAAATTACCTTTAGGATTTATGAGTGGTATTGGAAGTGGAAAACTTAGAAAAATTGTTAATGAATGTAGTGAAGCAACAGAAACTTATTTGGCACATCAATTGCCAGATCGTGCAGGGGCTTTAGCAACTCCTTTTGGTTTACTTGCAATGCTCTTGTTTTTTGACTTTCGCCTAGGACTTTTGAGTTTAATACCAGTGGTTATAGCTTTTGCAATTATGTCATCAATGACTGGAGTTAGAATGCAGCAAAAAATGAAAGAATATCAGAATTCCTTGGAACAGATGTCAAATGAAGCAGTAGAATATGTGCGGGGTATACCTGTAGTAAAAACTTTTGGTCAGTCTGTTTTTTCTTTTAAACGATTTAAAGCATCAATTGATAACTATGAAAAGTGGGTGGTTTCTTATACCAAAGATTTACGTATGCCAATGATACTTTACACTACAGTGATTAATGGAGTTTTTGCGGTATTAATTGCAGCAGCTTTATTTTTCACAAGAAATGGAGTTAACAGCGATTTTTTATTGAATCTTTTGTTTTATATTATTATTACCCCAATCATAACTGTTACCTTGAATAAAATTATGTATTCCAGTGAAAACATGATGATTGTAGAAGATGCACTAAGTAGAATTGATAGTATATTGGATATGAAACCATTACGCGAAAATACATCACCTAAACATCCAAAGGATAATTCTGTTATTCTTCATGACGTATCATTTCGTTATAAGGATGCGGATGAAAATGCATTAAAGCATATTTCATTGAAAATTAATCCTGGTGAGCATGTGGCTTTTGTAGGACCTTCTGGTGGCGGAAAAACAACCTTAGCTAGTGTAATAGCACGTTTTTGGGATGTAGATAGTGGTAAAGTTTCTATAGGTGGAATAAATGTGAAAGATATTTCTAAAGAAGAACTGATGAATACTGTTTCCTTTGTATTTCAAGACAGCAAGCTTTTGAAAACTTCAATTTTTGAAAATGTTCGTCTTGCAAAGCGTGATGCAACCAGAGAAGAAGTATTAAAAGCATTAAAAGATGCTCAATGCGAGGATATTATAGAAAAAATGACAGATGGAATAGATACCATAATTGGGACAAAAGGAAATTATCTTTCAGGAGGCGAAGCCCAACGTATTTCTATTGCTAGAGCAATGCTTAAAAATGCTCCAATTTTAATACTAGATGAAGCCACTGCATTTGCGGATCCTGACAATGAATCAAAAGTACAAGCTGCTTTTTCTGCTTTGTCAAAAGGAAAAACAGTTATTATGATAGCACATAGATTATCTACTGTAGTAGGAGCAGATTGTGTTTATGTTCTAAAGGATGGAGAGATATGTGAATATGGAAGTCATGATAAGCTAGTACAACAGCATGGATTATATGAACATATGTGGAGAGAGTATAATCGTGCTGCTAAATGGAAGGTTGGTGCTTAA
- a CDS encoding ABC transporter ATP-binding protein, with protein MKLIKKLQHEYALSEKGAKDMIKAFISCTLSNIALMMPVGLLYYLVGDLMYKNIGTKNVSFYVIGVVVCLLFIASTAYFQYNKTFFATYVESGVRRIALAEKLRKLSLSFFGKKDLSDLTSTIMADCSTIETASSHWIPELIGSIISTFIVALSLFFFDFRMAIAALWVLPVSFIIVLLSSKVQNALGKKQMNVKMACADGIQECIESVRDLKSNNAEAAYMEKLNIKIKNVEKRAIITELGTAAFVVLAQMVLKLGIATVALAGGIFLMDGSLDLLTFLMFLLLISRLYDPMQMSLQNLAAIISSNIQCERMNEILGHDMQIGTEKLTNKGHDIVFDHVVFAYDNKETVLKDVSFTAKQGEVTALIGPSGGGKTTVSRLASRFWDVSKGKITVGGMDVSKIDPEKLMSLYSIVFQDVTLFNNSVIENIRVGRKDATDEEVINAGKLAHCDEFIEKMPKGWNTMIGENGSELSGGERQRLSIARAFLKDAPIILLDEATASLDVENETMIQESLSRLIKNRTVLIIAHRMRTVAGVHKIVVLKDGIVAEEGRPDILIKEGEIYKHMNKIQLEAASWQF; from the coding sequence ATGAAATTAATAAAAAAATTACAACATGAATATGCTCTTTCAGAAAAAGGTGCAAAGGACATGATAAAAGCATTTATTTCATGTACGTTATCTAACATTGCATTAATGATGCCTGTTGGTCTTCTTTATTATCTTGTTGGGGATTTAATGTATAAAAATATTGGTACAAAAAATGTTTCATTTTATGTAATTGGAGTTGTAGTATGCCTTTTATTTATAGCTAGTACAGCATATTTTCAGTATAATAAAACCTTCTTTGCAACCTATGTAGAGAGTGGTGTGAGAAGAATAGCATTGGCTGAAAAATTAAGGAAACTTTCACTTTCTTTCTTTGGAAAAAAGGATTTATCTGATTTAACAAGTACAATTATGGCAGATTGTTCTACTATAGAAACAGCATCTTCTCATTGGATACCAGAGCTTATTGGTTCTATTATTTCAACATTTATTGTTGCGCTTAGTTTATTCTTCTTTGATTTTCGTATGGCTATTGCAGCGTTATGGGTGCTGCCTGTTTCTTTTATAATTGTACTGCTTTCATCAAAAGTTCAGAATGCATTAGGGAAAAAGCAGATGAATGTAAAGATGGCTTGTGCAGATGGGATTCAAGAATGTATAGAATCTGTTAGAGATTTGAAATCAAACAATGCAGAAGCAGCCTATATGGAGAAACTAAATATAAAGATTAAAAATGTTGAAAAACGGGCAATTATTACAGAGCTTGGAACAGCTGCTTTTGTTGTGCTTGCTCAAATGGTTTTAAAACTTGGAATTGCTACAGTTGCATTAGCTGGTGGAATATTTCTTATGGATGGAAGTTTAGATCTTTTGACTTTCCTTATGTTTTTGCTTTTGATATCAAGATTGTATGATCCAATGCAGATGTCATTACAAAATTTAGCGGCCATCATTTCATCTAATATTCAATGTGAACGCATGAATGAAATTCTTGGACATGATATGCAGATTGGCACAGAAAAACTTACAAACAAAGGACATGATATTGTATTTGATCATGTTGTATTTGCTTATGATAATAAGGAAACTGTTTTAAAAGATGTATCTTTTACTGCTAAGCAAGGAGAAGTAACAGCACTAATTGGACCATCAGGTGGTGGAAAGACTACTGTATCAAGGCTAGCATCACGTTTTTGGGATGTTAGTAAAGGGAAAATTACTGTAGGAGGTATGGATGTTTCAAAGATTGATCCAGAGAAGCTGATGAGTCTATATTCTATCGTTTTTCAAGATGTTACTTTATTTAATAATTCTGTCATAGAAAATATTAGGGTTGGAAGAAAAGATGCCACAGATGAGGAAGTTATAAATGCTGGGAAGCTTGCACATTGTGATGAATTTATAGAAAAAATGCCAAAAGGTTGGAATACTATGATTGGCGAAAATGGTTCAGAGCTTTCTGGTGGAGAACGTCAAAGATTATCTATTGCTAGAGCATTTTTGAAAGATGCACCAATTATACTTTTGGATGAAGCTACAGCTTCACTGGATGTTGAAAATGAAACTATGATCCAGGAATCATTATCACGTCTTATTAAGAATAGAACAGTACTTATTATTGCACATAGAATGAGAACAGTAGCAGGTGTGCATAAAATTGTAGTATTAAAGGATGGTATTGTTGCTGAAGAGGGGAGACCAGATATATTAATTAAGGAAGGAGAGATATATAAGCATATGAATAAGATTCAGTTGGAAGCTGCTTCTTGGCAGTTTTAA
- a CDS encoding cell wall-binding repeat-containing protein encodes MKSKRILGLIVSAVMLFSTTVFADSSYSLNQKRIFGRDRYETSALISQNGWEAASTVVICNGEDFPDALCAAPLAKKYNAPILLTNKSSLSESTKKELLRLNPSKIIIIGGSGVITNTVVSEIKTVVHKASDITRIGGATRYDTSKIIADKVGKSSSIVLVSGKAPADALSISYIAASKGMPILLADNKDSVVDYSKNNSVDKAYIIGGESVISKDIDSIFKDNERIYGKDRYDSNEKILEKFKDDINFSNIYLASAENNGVDQFADALSVSALAAKNCNPIILINGTINKDSVSIIKSKVDKDSKITALGGIQLVAENILTDLANVKSSNEEKKPSKSSGGGVSSSSTYIFAGGNGTVSSPYEIASAAQLNNMRDYLDKNFVLTADIDLSSYANWEPIGAFKAISDKPEDEETPDPKFAFRGSFNGNGHIISNLKIDRKNMAIGLFGCIIENENKSVVIHNLIVKNVNVTGYNDLIGGVIVHQAAGAPIEKIELIGDNKITGNDKSANVGGIVGGAMNSNIIDCKSEANIIVNGDGNNLVGILGGGLGNCSLSGCSAKGSITVNGKEVYSIGGLAGCVHEGAYVKDCSSDVTISAAEKDFMIGGLIGHAGTFDENSPTVISNCTVKANIKAAESASRIGGVVGSGFYIDGFEYYPTPSVYKVENCNTEGSIVGGKEVGTVAGYAYNSVLENCTSTMTINDKADASQIGKSDTEASLFAGGSGTKSDPYQIDNASQLNRVRRYLNKNYILTKDIDLSTYENWEPIGEFKPVSDKPEDEETPNITFAFSGIFNGNGHKISNIHISRDNSSGVGLFGCVAGDNAFIQNLVVENVTVSGKQLVGAVIGYGSFKNDAESISLIGKNSIKGGFLVGGIVGGGFCNIKNCNANADVILIGDNAQGIGVLAGGMEACSLISCSATGNVTASGNGSFSIAGLSGAAQESPSVENCNADVTITVGENNSMVGGLLGNAGTYDIEKPTLIKNCSANASIKAADSSERIGGIVGGGFYLDAYKAVRPVPTVYKVVDSKTSGSIDGGKIVGTIAGHAYNSTVENCTSTMTVNGNSNAVQIGKSETVKTSSFAGGSGTEADPYQIATADQLNNVRKYLDKHFKLTADIDLASYENWEPIGAFDLQAKDESGYFANAFAGTFDGDNHTISNLTINKKDAVGVGLIGAASKSSVVKNLKIENIKAEGSVAVGSVIGYNKGSVENIVLSGTNSINAYSCASGIVGGNEGGTIKNCNAAGAAINMLDNISYISPFVGEWKTNIDNVGTLVVDFNNDGTASTHLNGKAAESFKYFAYKGLYFVLDDNGNIEKIAKYKFSDNGKNLEYYGLDNSLMITYQKSESLKAAS; translated from the coding sequence TTGAAATCAAAAAGAATCTTAGGATTAATAGTAAGTGCTGTAATGTTATTTTCAACCACAGTTTTTGCAGATTCTTCATATTCATTAAACCAAAAAAGAATTTTTGGAAGAGATAGATATGAAACTTCAGCACTTATAAGCCAAAATGGTTGGGAAGCAGCTTCTACTGTAGTAATATGTAATGGAGAAGATTTTCCAGATGCTCTTTGTGCAGCACCTCTTGCTAAAAAGTATAATGCACCAATTTTACTTACCAACAAATCAAGCTTGAGTGAAAGCACAAAGAAAGAGTTATTAAGATTAAATCCTAGTAAAATAATAATCATAGGTGGAAGCGGAGTTATAACGAATACAGTAGTATCTGAAATAAAAACTGTAGTTCATAAAGCTAGCGATATAACAAGGATTGGAGGTGCTACAAGATATGACACTTCAAAGATAATTGCAGATAAAGTTGGAAAAAGTTCTTCAATAGTTTTAGTTTCAGGTAAAGCTCCAGCAGATGCACTTTCAATAAGTTATATAGCGGCAAGTAAGGGTATGCCTATTCTATTGGCAGATAATAAAGATTCTGTAGTAGACTATTCAAAAAATAACAGTGTAGATAAAGCATATATAATAGGTGGAGAATCTGTCATATCAAAAGATATAGATAGTATATTTAAAGATAATGAAAGAATATATGGAAAAGATAGATATGACAGTAATGAGAAAATACTTGAGAAATTTAAAGATGATATAAACTTTAGCAATATATATCTGGCATCTGCGGAGAATAATGGAGTTGATCAATTTGCAGATGCACTATCTGTTTCAGCTTTAGCAGCTAAAAATTGTAATCCTATAATACTAATAAATGGTACTATAAATAAGGATTCAGTTAGTATAATAAAATCTAAAGTTGATAAGGATAGTAAAATAACAGCATTAGGAGGAATTCAACTTGTAGCTGAAAATATATTAACTGACTTAGCAAATGTAAAATCTTCTAATGAAGAAAAAAAGCCAAGTAAATCAAGTGGAGGTGGAGTATCATCTTCCAGCACTTATATATTTGCAGGTGGAAATGGTACTGTATCTTCTCCTTATGAAATTGCTAGTGCTGCACAACTTAATAATATGAGAGATTATCTTGACAAAAACTTTGTGCTTACAGCTGATATAGATTTATCAAGTTATGCAAATTGGGAACCTATTGGTGCTTTTAAAGCTATATCTGATAAGCCAGAGGACGAAGAAACACCAGATCCTAAATTTGCATTTAGAGGAAGTTTTAATGGTAATGGTCATATTATTTCCAATTTAAAAATTGATCGTAAAAATATGGCAATAGGATTATTTGGATGCATCATTGAAAATGAAAATAAATCTGTTGTTATTCATAACTTGATAGTGAAAAATGTAAATGTAACGGGCTATAATGATTTAATTGGTGGTGTAATAGTACATCAAGCAGCAGGCGCTCCAATAGAAAAAATAGAGCTTATTGGTGATAACAAAATTACTGGAAACGATAAAAGTGCTAATGTAGGTGGAATTGTTGGTGGTGCAATGAATTCTAATATTATCGATTGTAAATCAGAAGCAAATATAATTGTCAATGGTGATGGAAACAATCTAGTGGGAATATTAGGAGGTGGACTTGGAAACTGTTCCTTAAGTGGTTGTAGTGCTAAAGGTAGTATTACTGTTAATGGAAAAGAAGTCTACTCCATAGGTGGTCTTGCAGGCTGCGTTCATGAAGGAGCATACGTAAAAGACTGCAGTTCAGATGTAACCATTTCTGCTGCTGAAAAAGACTTCATGATTGGAGGCTTGATAGGACATGCTGGAACTTTTGATGAAAACAGTCCTACTGTAATTTCAAACTGCACTGTGAAGGCAAATATCAAAGCAGCTGAAAGTGCTTCGCGTATAGGCGGTGTGGTAGGTAGTGGATTTTATATAGATGGTTTTGAGTATTATCCAACTCCTTCCGTATATAAAGTAGAAAATTGTAATACTGAAGGCAGCATTGTTGGTGGTAAGGAAGTTGGTACTGTTGCAGGATATGCTTACAATTCTGTTTTAGAAAATTGTACAAGTACTATGACTATTAATGACAAAGCAGATGCATCTCAAATTGGAAAATCAGATACAGAAGCTTCACTGTTTGCAGGAGGCAGTGGTACTAAATCTGATCCATATCAGATCGATAATGCTAGTCAATTGAATAGGGTAAGAAGATATTTAAATAAGAATTATATATTAACAAAAGATATAGATTTATCTACATATGAGAATTGGGAACCTATTGGTGAATTTAAACCTGTATCTGATAAACCAGAGGATGAGGAAACACCTAATATAACCTTTGCTTTTTCAGGTATCTTTAATGGAAATGGACATAAGATTTCTAATATCCATATTTCCAGAGATAACTCTTCAGGAGTAGGATTATTTGGTTGTGTTGCTGGAGACAATGCTTTTATTCAAAATCTTGTAGTGGAAAATGTCACAGTTTCAGGTAAGCAGTTAGTTGGAGCTGTTATCGGATATGGTTCTTTTAAAAATGATGCAGAATCAATTTCACTTATTGGTAAAAACAGTATCAAAGGTGGTTTCCTTGTAGGTGGTATAGTAGGTGGTGGATTTTGCAACATTAAAAATTGTAATGCAAATGCAGATGTTATTTTAATTGGAGATAATGCACAAGGCATAGGTGTATTAGCTGGTGGTATGGAAGCTTGTTCTTTAATTAGCTGCAGTGCAACAGGTAATGTAACAGCATCAGGTAATGGAAGCTTTAGTATTGCAGGTTTATCTGGTGCGGCACAAGAAAGTCCATCTGTAGAGAATTGTAATGCAGATGTAACAATAACTGTTGGAGAAAACAACAGTATGGTTGGAGGACTTTTAGGAAATGCAGGAACTTATGATATAGAAAAACCAACACTTATTAAAAATTGTTCTGCTAATGCTTCTATTAAAGCAGCAGACAGTTCTGAACGAATAGGTGGTATTGTAGGCGGCGGTTTTTATCTTGATGCATACAAAGCTGTTCGACCAGTTCCTACTGTTTACAAGGTAGTAGATAGTAAAACTTCAGGAAGCATTGATGGTGGAAAAATTGTTGGTACCATTGCAGGTCATGCCTATAATTCCACAGTAGAAAATTGTACAAGTACTATGACTGTTAACGGAAATTCTAATGCAGTACAAATTGGAAAATCAGAAACAGTAAAGACTTCATCCTTTGCAGGTGGAAGTGGTACTGAAGCTGATCCATATCAAATTGCTACGGCTGATCAGTTGAATAATGTAAGAAAATATTTAGATAAACATTTTAAACTAACAGCTGACATAGATTTAGCAAGTTATGAAAATTGGGAACCTATTGGTGCATTTGATTTACAAGCTAAGGATGAGTCAGGATATTTTGCAAATGCATTTGCTGGTACTTTTGATGGAGACAACCATACTATTTCTAATTTAACTATCAATAAAAAAGATGCTGTAGGTGTAGGTTTAATAGGTGCTGCTTCAAAATCTTCTGTGGTAAAAAACCTCAAAATAGAAAATATAAAAGCCGAAGGTTCAGTGGCAGTTGGTTCTGTAATAGGCTATAATAAAGGCTCAGTGGAGAATATTGTACTATCTGGCACTAATAGTATAAATGCATATAGTTGTGCTAGTGGTATTGTAGGAGGTAACGAAGGCGGAACCATTAAAAATTGTAATGCTGCAGGTGCAGCGATAAATATGCTTGATAACATATCATATATAAGTCCATTTGTTGGTGAGTGGAAAACAAATATAGATAATGTAGGTACACTTGTAGTAGATTTTAATAATGATGGTACAGCATCTACGCATTTAAATGGTAAAGCAGCTGAATCTTTTAAATATTTTGCTTATAAAGGACTATACTTTGTATTAGATGATAATGGGAATATAGAAAAAATAGCCAAGTATAAATTTTCGGATAATGGAAAAAACCTTGAATATTATGGCTTAGATAACAGTTTAATGATTACATATCAAAAATCAGAATCATTGAAGGCTGCATCATAA